Proteins encoded in a region of the Eschrichtius robustus isolate mEscRob2 chromosome 16, mEscRob2.pri, whole genome shotgun sequence genome:
- the FOXA2 gene encoding hepatocyte nuclear factor 3-beta, whose product MHSASSMLGAVKMEGHEPSDWSSYYAEPEGYSSVSNMNAGLGMNGMNTYMSMSAAAMGSGSGNMSAGSMNMSSYVGAGMSPSLAGMSPGAGAMAGMGGSAGAAGVAGMGPHLSPSLSPLGGQAAGAMGGLAPYANMNSMSPMYGQAGLSRARDPKTYRRSYTHAKPPYSYISLITMAIQQSPNKMLTLSEIYQWIMDLFPFYRQNQQRWQNSIRHSLSFNDCFLKVPRSPDKPGKGSFWTLHPDSGNMFENGCYLRRQKRFKCEKQLALKEAAGAAGGGKKAAAGAQASQGQLGEAAGPVSETPAGTESPHSSASPCQEHKRGGLGELKGTPAAALSPAEPAPSPGRQQQQQQQAAAHLLGPPHHPGLPPEAHLKPEHHYAFNHPFSINNLMSSEQQHHHSHHHHQPHKMDLKAYEQAMHYPGYGSPMPGSLAMGPVTNKAGLDASTLAPDTSYYQGVYSRPIMNSS is encoded by the exons ATGCACTCGGCTTCCAGTATGCTGGGAGCAGTGAAGATGGAAGGGCACGAGCCGTCCGACTGGAGCAGCTACTATGCCGAGCCCGAG GGTTACTCCTCGGTGAGCAACATGAACGCCGGCCTGGGGATGAACGGCATGAACACGTACATGAGCATGTCGGCGGCCGCCATGGGCAGCGGCTCGGGCAACATGAGCGCCGGCTCCATGAACATGTCGTCGTACGTGGGCGCGGGCATGAGCCCGTCCCTGGCCGGCATGTCCCCCGGGGCGGGCGCCATGGCCGGCATGGGCGGCTCGGCCGGGGCGGCCGGCGTGGCTGGCATGGGGCCGCACCTGAGCCCGAGCCTGAGCCCGCTCGGGGGGCAGGCGGCCGGGGCCATGGGCGGCCTGGCACCCTACGCGAACATGAACTCCATGAGCCCCATGTACGGGCAGGCGGGCCTGAGCCGCGCGCGCGACCCCAAGACTTACCGGCGCAGCTACACGCACGCCAAGCCGCCCTACTCGTACATTTCGCTCATCACCATGGCCATTCAGCAGAGCCCCAACAAGATGCTGACGCTGAGCGAGATCTACCAGTGGATCATGGACCTCTTCCCCTTCTACCGGCAGAACCAGCAGCGCTGGCAGAACTCCATCCGCCACTCGCTCTCCTTCAACGACTGCTTCCTCAAGGTGCCCCGCTCGCCCGACAAGCCCGGCAAGGGCTCCTTCTGGACCCTGCACCCCGACTCGGGCAACATGTTCGAGAATGGCTGCTACCTGCGCCGCCAGAAGCGCTTCAAGTGCGAGAAGCAGCTGGCCCTGAAGGAGGCCGCGGGCGCCGCGGGCGGCGGTAAGAAGGCGGCCGCCGGGGCCCAGGCCTCGCAGGGTCAGCTCGGGGAGGCCGCCGGGCCGGTCTCCGAGACTCCGGCGGGCACCGAATCGCCCCACTCGAGCGCCTCCCCGTGCCAGGAGCACAAGCGAGGGGGCCTCGGGGAGCTGAAGGGGACGCCGGCCGCGGCGTTGAGCCCCGCGGAGCCGGCGCCCTCGCcagggcggcagcagcagcagcagcagcaggccgCGGCCCACCTGCTGGGCCCGCCGCATCACCCGGGCCTGCCGCCAGAGGCCCACCTGAAGCCGGAGCACCACTATGCCTTCAACCACCCCTTCTCCATCAACAACCTCATGTCCTCGGAGCAACAACACCACcacagccatcaccaccaccagccccACAAAATGGACCTCAAGGCCTACGAACAGGCGATGCACTACCCCGGCTACGGGTCCCCCATGCCGGGAAGCCTGGCCATGGGCCCGGTCACGAACAAAGCGGGCCTGGACGCCTCGACCCTGGCCCCAGACACTTCCTACTACCAGGGGGTGTACTCCAGGCCCATTATGAACTCCTCTTAA